One window from the genome of Gimesia aquarii encodes:
- a CDS encoding 2OG-Fe(II) oxygenase, producing MFNIDPNQPYILEVPDVLSPEECAQLIQRIERLKPEIATINTLSGTEVNPNVRNNDRVMFDDPELAETLLSRVGERAPKQIHNMSLVGANERFRCYRYKPGMQFRTHADGSFYRDEYEQSCYSFLVYLNEDFTGGATTFVTDPEVAIQPQTGMGLIFQHPLMHEGSLVTSGVKYVARTDLMYRRSMI from the coding sequence ATGTTTAATATTGATCCGAACCAGCCCTACATCCTCGAAGTCCCCGATGTCTTATCGCCGGAGGAATGTGCGCAATTAATCCAGCGCATCGAAAGACTCAAACCTGAGATTGCAACCATTAACACACTCAGTGGTACTGAAGTGAATCCGAACGTTCGCAATAATGACCGTGTTATGTTCGATGATCCAGAGTTAGCAGAAACGCTATTATCGCGTGTCGGTGAACGAGCGCCAAAACAAATCCATAACATGTCGCTCGTGGGAGCCAATGAACGTTTTCGATGTTACCGTTACAAGCCTGGTATGCAATTCCGAACGCACGCAGATGGTTCGTTCTATCGCGATGAATACGAGCAAAGTTGTTATTCGTTTCTTGTCTATCTCAACGAAGATTTCACTGGCGGTGCTACCACATTTGTGACAGACCCGGAAGTTGCCATTCAACCCCAAACGGGAATGGGGCTCATTTTTCAACACCCCCTCATGCATGAAGGAAGCTTAGTCACTTCAGGCGTCAAATACGTCGCGCGTACCGATTTGATGTATCGAAGATCTATGATCTAA
- a CDS encoding VOC family protein, with the protein MTDNTRPVNQIEEVYPYLRTRDCNAAIEFYQRAFGAVEDFRLTEPGGRIGHAELKFGKATIMVSDEYPEYGILGPQDSVPTGSSVHLHVEDVDTMTQQAAEAGATIVMEPRDQFYGERSSKVLDPFGHEWLLGSHIEDVSPEEMQRRFDEMFKEGESDSKNTSS; encoded by the coding sequence ATGACTGACAACACGAGACCTGTCAACCAAATCGAAGAAGTCTATCCCTACCTGAGAACACGAGACTGTAACGCTGCCATTGAATTCTACCAGCGCGCTTTCGGAGCTGTAGAAGATTTTCGATTGACTGAGCCGGGTGGACGCATAGGACACGCCGAACTTAAGTTTGGTAAAGCAACGATCATGGTGTCAGACGAATACCCGGAATACGGAATCCTTGGACCACAGGATTCTGTACCCACTGGCTCGTCAGTTCATCTCCACGTCGAAGATGTGGACACCATGACGCAGCAGGCTGCAGAAGCGGGTGCTACAATTGTCATGGAACCACGCGACCAGTTTTACGGCGAGCGATCCTCCAAAGTACTCGATCCATTCGGTCACGAATGGTTACTTGGTTCGCACATTGAGGATGTGTCACCCGAAGAAATGCAGAGACGATTTGATGAAATGTTCAAAGAAGGCGAGTCCGACAGCAAGAATACATCCTCGTGA
- a CDS encoding TerD family protein, with translation MTTLTQIEIYLTKSLKVILPEGQVKAAPTVVSTVARNLQSLGFGLSAPLLERLSVLLEETVIEWYDEVLPVLKKMVGAHRSFDPMYPNFPKQVMEASDAELFFNAMTHYYGFVLSDLLDNPNLVVLPHYEKEARPLLEEFHELRWIDLGSEEDFDSIFTKLAASNGSLSESDKEILSWFATNRDVTNLIPEAIPQKETLAFLVAKLPDPECLLSAVKTATDVLRVAVTMSEGDVSLAEPTKFRNFSKRERRFLLHCLNETGSSRTEDMLRWKSRWIRLGERLHPGDYKKRFPEALKSFDVLRNSEPYKTFNGKVEAAISKGNAEPTLALLTQRPGDFARRLDHVLRSHANQEAILEGFFSVIQKVSTPVLLQAWSHFHNRDSIESRAFFPKGNAAKVQFKAGSLSPLGDGIAEKVSRGIRDVLVQRFSNLSSLGKVFIDERLKNQFVPFSQRSASRSLRAITRGSKFDLPDGDTVRFFCWWKNIAQGDEWHARVDLDLSASLFDSAWELKGDISYYNLREGQCYHSGDITSAPQGACEFIDINLSSVLEMKARYVVMSVLSYSHQPFIALPECFGGWMMRKKPNSGEIFEPKTVQDKMDITAVSRACVPIIIDAQERKAYWADLGLKSIGQINNALQNSVGFTHIGRSIVELQKPTLWELFQMHLEGLVESPEEADTIFGLHEGTVTAFDTSVIMSEYLA, from the coding sequence ATGACAACACTCACACAAATAGAAATCTATCTCACTAAAAGTCTCAAGGTGATTCTACCCGAAGGCCAGGTTAAGGCTGCACCAACGGTTGTTTCCACAGTTGCGAGAAACTTGCAATCACTCGGCTTTGGTCTGAGTGCACCTCTTTTAGAACGGTTGTCTGTGTTACTCGAGGAAACCGTAATTGAGTGGTATGATGAAGTCCTGCCTGTCCTCAAAAAGATGGTCGGTGCACATCGTTCATTCGATCCAATGTATCCGAACTTTCCCAAACAGGTTATGGAAGCATCGGATGCTGAGTTGTTTTTCAATGCCATGACACACTACTACGGGTTTGTGCTGTCGGATTTGTTGGACAACCCGAACCTCGTCGTGTTACCACACTACGAAAAGGAAGCGCGTCCCCTCCTGGAAGAGTTTCATGAACTTCGCTGGATCGACCTTGGTTCGGAAGAAGATTTCGACTCCATTTTTACAAAGCTGGCTGCGTCCAATGGATCACTGTCTGAATCAGACAAAGAAATTTTGAGTTGGTTTGCAACCAACCGAGATGTAACAAATCTGATCCCTGAAGCGATTCCACAGAAAGAAACGCTGGCATTTCTGGTAGCAAAACTACCTGATCCTGAGTGTCTGTTGTCAGCCGTTAAGACGGCGACCGATGTGTTACGAGTAGCCGTAACCATGTCGGAAGGAGATGTCTCACTGGCAGAGCCAACCAAATTTCGCAATTTTTCAAAGCGGGAACGTCGATTCCTGTTGCATTGCCTGAATGAAACTGGCAGCTCACGAACGGAAGATATGCTTCGTTGGAAGTCTCGCTGGATTCGGCTTGGAGAGCGTTTACACCCCGGTGATTACAAAAAACGTTTTCCGGAGGCGTTGAAGTCTTTTGACGTTCTTCGCAACAGTGAGCCATATAAGACATTTAATGGGAAGGTTGAGGCTGCCATCTCTAAAGGTAATGCTGAGCCTACGCTCGCTTTATTGACCCAGAGACCAGGAGATTTTGCGCGCCGACTAGATCATGTCCTGCGATCTCATGCTAATCAGGAAGCGATTCTTGAAGGCTTTTTCTCGGTGATACAGAAAGTTTCAACACCGGTGTTGTTGCAGGCTTGGTCACATTTTCACAACCGTGATTCAATTGAGAGCAGGGCCTTCTTTCCGAAGGGTAATGCAGCCAAAGTTCAATTCAAAGCAGGATCCCTTTCCCCTCTGGGTGATGGTATTGCTGAAAAAGTTTCCCGGGGAATACGAGATGTACTGGTGCAACGATTCAGTAACTTATCTTCCCTTGGAAAAGTTTTTATAGATGAGCGGCTCAAGAACCAGTTTGTACCATTCTCTCAGCGTTCCGCCAGCCGCTCGCTACGGGCGATTACCAGAGGATCGAAGTTTGATCTTCCCGATGGTGATACGGTTCGTTTTTTCTGTTGGTGGAAAAACATCGCGCAAGGGGACGAATGGCACGCACGCGTGGACCTCGACTTGTCAGCTTCACTTTTCGACTCAGCCTGGGAGTTAAAAGGCGACATTTCCTACTACAACCTCCGAGAAGGACAGTGTTATCACAGCGGTGACATTACCTCCGCTCCACAGGGAGCCTGTGAATTCATTGACATCAACTTGTCGTCGGTACTTGAGATGAAAGCCCGTTATGTTGTGATGAGCGTGCTCTCGTACAGCCATCAACCATTCATTGCGCTTCCTGAGTGCTTCGGTGGATGGATGATGCGGAAGAAGCCCAATTCAGGAGAAATCTTTGAACCTAAAACGGTTCAGGATAAAATGGACATCACTGCGGTAAGCCGTGCTTGTGTTCCTATCATCATCGATGCTCAGGAGCGTAAGGCTTATTGGGCTGATCTCGGATTGAAGAGTATCGGTCAAATCAACAATGCTTTGCAGAACTCTGTCGGCTTTACCCACATTGGAAGATCCATTGTTGAACTGCAGAAACCAACACTCTGGGAACTATTCCAGATGCATCTAGAAGGACTCGTCGAATCACCCGAAGAGGCCGATACGATTTTTGGTTTGCATGAGGGAACGGTGACGGCATTCGACACCAGTGTTATTATGAGTGAGTATCTGGCTTGA
- a CDS encoding outer membrane lipoprotein-sorting protein encodes MLPQETLVTRTVACSRITVILLAVFFLPGRICRAQEKTDIDVPTSASKTEGAAALEALIQEIEENEALYKKLQIGMARSMVDQADVFPYDGPKPIRQNSKLSLIVQGNMFRNQTQTKGLFVSRAIYAFPSSDHPLPNIKVNTGTEENMNVFNGTIFRSFWKDIYDAKGEEKQPRIRKKGIISDQTPGVINLARPHMLLFEFIGSRVPLSVYLKGIEAVREFTGDSELKSKYKTRVQVRGIEKVQGLECTVVRIETVDPTGNSQSRRDLWLARDRNLIPIRKLCFYYRDSTELPNMECLVEAWQEVRPGVWFPRKAYTERYNSMILKRTGKQQTSWRYDYSVETVELDPKLPKDIFTKLDFETGTRVNVFQDDKMTRSFTQE; translated from the coding sequence ATGCTGCCACAAGAAACGCTGGTGACTCGAACTGTTGCCTGCAGTCGTATTACGGTGATACTGCTAGCAGTTTTTTTCCTGCCAGGGAGGATCTGTCGTGCACAGGAAAAAACAGATATCGATGTTCCCACTTCCGCCAGTAAGACCGAGGGGGCGGCAGCGCTAGAGGCCCTGATTCAGGAAATCGAAGAAAACGAAGCCTTGTACAAGAAGCTTCAGATTGGCATGGCCCGTTCTATGGTGGATCAGGCTGATGTGTTTCCGTATGACGGACCCAAACCGATTCGGCAGAATTCGAAGCTCTCTCTCATAGTGCAGGGAAACATGTTTCGCAACCAGACTCAGACCAAAGGACTTTTTGTGAGTCGGGCTATATATGCATTCCCGAGCAGTGATCATCCCCTACCAAACATTAAGGTCAACACTGGTACCGAAGAAAACATGAATGTTTTCAATGGAACAATTTTCCGCAGTTTCTGGAAAGATATTTACGATGCCAAAGGTGAAGAGAAACAGCCCCGCATCCGGAAAAAAGGTATAATTTCGGATCAAACACCCGGAGTGATCAACCTGGCTCGACCGCATATGCTGCTGTTTGAATTTATCGGCTCTCGCGTTCCCCTATCGGTCTATCTCAAGGGAATCGAAGCCGTGCGGGAGTTTACCGGTGACTCGGAACTCAAAAGTAAATACAAAACCAGAGTCCAAGTTCGTGGCATTGAGAAAGTTCAGGGCCTGGAATGCACAGTCGTCCGAATTGAGACTGTTGACCCTACAGGAAATTCTCAATCTCGACGAGACCTCTGGCTGGCCCGGGACCGGAATTTGATTCCTATTCGCAAACTGTGTTTTTACTACCGCGACTCAACCGAGTTGCCAAACATGGAGTGCCTTGTCGAAGCATGGCAGGAAGTCCGTCCCGGTGTCTGGTTTCCCAGGAAGGCATATACTGAACGATACAATTCGATGATTTTAAAACGGACAGGGAAGCAGCAAACATCGTGGCGCTATGATTACAGTGTGGAAACGGTTGAACTTGATCCAAAACTGCCAAAAGATATCTTTACAAAACTGGACTTTGAAACAGGGACCCGTGTGAATGTATTTCAAGACGATAAAATGACCAGGAGTTTCACGCAGGAATAA
- a CDS encoding right-handed parallel beta-helix repeat-containing protein, protein MYAWQESLRVEVADRRELITAVNEAEPGTRILIAPGEYRGGLTFAGLRGTKEKPIVLQARDSRQPPKIVAGTSGIHLRGPAYVELRDLVLTGATGNGLNIDDSGNTQKPTRNIVLHRLQVRDVGPKGNRDGIKLSGVDDFVIEDCQVERWGDGGSAIDMVGCHKGKIKGCRFRYRGDIFGSGVQIKGGSADIIVSRCRFENAGGRAINIGGSTGRDYFRPANATYEAKNITIEDCTFIGSMSPIVFVGVDGATVRYNTIYRPKRWVMRILQESQEPKFVPCRNGVFSNNIIAFRSDEVRTIINVGGGTSPETFRFAKNHWYCLDNPQRSNRLGLPTTEIKGSYGKNPSFRNADHGDFRLRDQSSVRDAGVRTKRNRE, encoded by the coding sequence GTGTACGCTTGGCAGGAGAGTTTGAGGGTTGAAGTTGCCGATCGCAGGGAACTAATCACGGCGGTCAATGAGGCAGAGCCCGGAACTCGTATTCTGATTGCCCCAGGTGAATATCGTGGTGGATTGACGTTTGCCGGTCTCCGAGGAACCAAAGAAAAGCCGATCGTTTTACAGGCTCGGGACTCGCGTCAGCCTCCGAAGATTGTTGCGGGCACTTCGGGCATCCACCTCCGCGGCCCCGCATACGTCGAATTGCGTGATCTTGTACTGACTGGTGCGACGGGCAACGGGCTTAACATTGACGACAGTGGAAATACGCAAAAACCGACTCGAAATATCGTCCTGCATAGACTTCAAGTGCGAGACGTCGGACCGAAGGGAAATCGTGACGGTATCAAGCTGTCTGGTGTGGACGACTTTGTAATCGAAGACTGTCAAGTGGAACGCTGGGGAGACGGAGGATCAGCAATCGACATGGTCGGTTGCCACAAGGGTAAGATTAAAGGCTGCAGGTTTCGGTATCGAGGAGATATCTTCGGTAGTGGAGTCCAAATAAAAGGGGGCAGTGCCGACATCATCGTCAGCCGCTGCCGTTTTGAAAATGCAGGTGGGCGTGCGATCAACATTGGCGGCAGCACCGGTCGTGATTACTTCCGTCCTGCGAATGCCACATACGAAGCAAAGAACATTACCATTGAAGATTGCACATTTATTGGTTCGATGTCCCCGATCGTGTTTGTTGGTGTGGACGGGGCGACTGTCCGGTATAACACGATTTACCGGCCAAAGCGCTGGGTGATGCGCATCCTTCAGGAATCACAGGAACCGAAGTTTGTTCCCTGTCGTAACGGTGTGTTCTCGAACAACATCATCGCCTTTCGATCAGATGAGGTTCGTACAATCATCAATGTTGGCGGCGGGACATCTCCAGAAACGTTTCGGTTTGCTAAGAACCACTGGTACTGCCTCGACAATCCACAGCGGAGCAATCGTCTCGGATTGCCGACGACAGAGATCAAGGGAAGCTACGGCAAAAATCCGAGTTTTCGTAATGCCGACCACGGTGATTTCAGGCTCCGCGATCAATCATCTGTACGGGATGCCGGAGTTCGCACAAAGCGAAATCGAGAATAG
- a CDS encoding helix-turn-helix domain-containing protein produces MIELCTNLRKPLDQFVDCLWYSDGESRSHKKERLLPTGTVELVFKLKEDRALRIFDNARDTTGRCFSRAVVSGAYSHHFALDTSEPSPTVGAHFRPGGASLILGVPLSELMDQHCGLEELWGRQAVEVWERLMEAPSTTSRFSVLEQVLLDRLTQPSHDYPAIMSAIQQFSASSAMVGVREVSDSMGYPAKRFIRLFHDYAGLTPKLFGRIQRFQSVLDQIVAGKPLKWASIALDCGYYDQSHLIRDFRAFSGVTPEEYQPIEADRKNHMILE; encoded by the coding sequence ATGATTGAGTTGTGCACAAATCTCAGAAAACCTCTTGACCAATTCGTGGATTGTCTCTGGTACTCTGATGGTGAATCTCGATCTCATAAGAAGGAACGCTTGCTGCCAACCGGTACGGTCGAACTGGTCTTCAAGCTAAAGGAAGATCGTGCTCTACGCATCTTTGATAATGCTCGCGACACAACAGGTCGATGTTTCAGTAGGGCAGTTGTTTCGGGGGCCTATTCTCACCACTTCGCACTCGATACCTCGGAGCCATCGCCGACAGTTGGTGCTCATTTTCGTCCCGGTGGTGCGTCCCTCATTTTGGGCGTTCCGTTGAGTGAACTGATGGATCAACATTGCGGGTTAGAAGAACTCTGGGGCCGACAGGCCGTTGAGGTATGGGAGCGCCTGATGGAGGCACCGTCAACGACATCGCGTTTCTCAGTGTTGGAACAGGTTCTCTTGGACCGATTGACTCAGCCATCTCATGACTATCCGGCAATCATGAGTGCAATTCAACAGTTTAGCGCTTCATCAGCCATGGTTGGGGTGCGAGAGGTGAGTGATTCAATGGGCTATCCAGCCAAACGGTTCATTCGACTGTTTCATGATTACGCGGGACTGACTCCGAAGTTGTTCGGCCGTATCCAACGCTTTCAATCCGTTCTGGACCAGATCGTAGCTGGTAAACCGCTCAAGTGGGCCAGCATTGCGCTAGATTGTGGATATTACGATCAGTCTCACTTGATCCGTGATTTTCGTGCGTTTTCAGGAGTGACGCCTGAGGAATATCAGCCGATCGAAGCAGATCGCAAGAATCACATGATCCTGGAATGA
- a CDS encoding nitroreductase family protein produces MDYKTIENVIRTRKTEKVLCDVEEFKPVPADIAERNREIVLQAIKTAGWAPFHYPRKVEEIAEPWRAHILWHEDVKKAANYLRDELNVTTKEPRLTAACSALVLVTWLPEFYDLESQNASKLAREDQLARDEEHLAAASAMVQNLLLILTAHGMGTYWSSGGKYRKSEMFRYLGIPNEERLLAAVFIEYPEMRDDSRERKAGSQRNHRCEEWIREVTI; encoded by the coding sequence ATGGACTATAAGACAATTGAAAATGTAATCCGAACTCGCAAGACTGAGAAAGTGCTGTGTGACGTCGAGGAATTTAAGCCCGTTCCTGCAGACATTGCTGAACGCAATCGGGAAATCGTGCTTCAGGCGATTAAGACCGCTGGTTGGGCGCCGTTTCATTATCCGCGGAAAGTGGAGGAGATTGCAGAACCGTGGCGTGCTCATATTTTATGGCACGAGGATGTCAAAAAAGCGGCGAACTACCTCCGCGATGAGTTAAACGTCACTACCAAAGAACCCAGACTCACTGCCGCATGCAGCGCGTTAGTACTCGTGACATGGTTGCCAGAGTTCTATGACCTCGAATCACAAAATGCTTCGAAACTCGCTCGGGAAGATCAGCTTGCACGTGATGAAGAGCATCTGGCTGCTGCTTCCGCCATGGTTCAGAACCTGTTGCTGATTCTCACCGCTCATGGCATGGGAACCTACTGGTCGAGTGGTGGGAAATATCGAAAATCAGAGATGTTTCGTTATTTGGGCATTCCGAATGAGGAACGTCTGCTGGCGGCAGTTTTTATCGAATACCCGGAAATGAGAGATGATTCACGGGAACGCAAAGCGGGGAGCCAGCGAAATCATCGGTGTGAAGAGTGGATTCGCGAAGTGACCATTTAA
- a CDS encoding VOC family protein yields MADNTKPTNRIDAVYAYLRTRDCKAVIEFYQRAFGAVEDFRLTEPSGRIGHAELKFGEATIMVSDEYPEYGILGPQDSIPTGASVHLHVEDVDAMTQTLAPQLSWNPKINITANDPPN; encoded by the coding sequence ATGGCCGACAACACGAAACCAACCAACCGTATCGATGCAGTGTATGCCTACCTGCGGACTCGGGACTGCAAGGCCGTCATTGAATTCTACCAGCGCGCTTTTGGAGCCGTTGAAGATTTTCGATTGACAGAGCCAAGCGGGCGTATTGGACACGCCGAACTCAAGTTTGGCGAAGCAACAATTATGGTATCAGACGAATACCCGGAATACGGAATCCTTGGACCGCAGGATTCTATACCGACAGGGGCGTCAGTGCATCTTCACGTCGAAGATGTGGACGCGATGACGCAGACGCTGGCGCCACAATTGTCATGGAACCCAAAGATCAATATTACGGCGAACGATCCTCCAAACTGA
- a CDS encoding alpha/beta hydrolase has protein sequence MLLKSKFQSNYTCCLITIVVVGFASNIVLSAEKYTENPGAEDNGNFVIGPEYKIDPDLTDQGNPKGKNFEFSMPLAESKIFPGDDKTLDPKKPVRESRKIFVYVPAAYKDGTKAPILVTQDGPSRLNLIRNALDNLTVSKDPKRKLPAFIVIAVQNGGNDGKGSERGLEYDTMSDRYARFINDEVLPAVLKNAEIRAAYPKIAFTENPWGRATMGCSSGGAAALTIGWFRPDLFRRLITYSGTFVDQQDDDAPEEAKYPLGAWEYHSSMKLIEKSEKKPLRIFTHVAENDLRAKDPEETYHNWVMANKRTAAALKAKGYDYRYIFSRGTRHCDRKVFEQTLADTLVWAWHGYRPE, from the coding sequence ATGTTGTTGAAATCCAAGTTCCAGTCAAATTATACCTGTTGTCTTATCACAATCGTTGTTGTTGGCTTTGCATCCAACATCGTGCTTTCTGCTGAGAAATATACGGAAAACCCAGGCGCGGAAGACAATGGGAATTTCGTCATCGGTCCCGAGTATAAAATCGATCCGGATCTCACTGATCAAGGTAATCCCAAGGGAAAGAATTTCGAATTCTCAATGCCTTTGGCAGAGAGCAAAATTTTTCCCGGTGATGATAAGACGCTCGATCCCAAAAAGCCCGTACGTGAATCGCGCAAGATTTTCGTTTACGTTCCAGCCGCCTATAAAGACGGCACGAAGGCACCCATTCTCGTGACCCAAGATGGACCGAGTCGTCTGAACCTGATTCGCAATGCATTGGATAATCTGACCGTCTCTAAGGACCCCAAACGCAAACTACCAGCGTTCATCGTCATTGCTGTACAGAACGGTGGTAACGATGGTAAGGGAAGCGAGCGCGGTCTGGAATATGATACGATGTCTGACCGCTATGCGCGATTCATCAATGATGAGGTTTTACCGGCTGTGCTGAAGAATGCAGAGATCAGAGCCGCTTACCCGAAGATTGCCTTTACAGAAAATCCCTGGGGCAGAGCTACGATGGGTTGCAGTTCCGGCGGTGCGGCTGCACTCACAATCGGTTGGTTCCGTCCTGATTTGTTTCGTCGTTTGATTACGTACTCTGGCACGTTCGTCGATCAACAGGATGATGATGCCCCCGAAGAAGCGAAGTATCCGCTCGGTGCTTGGGAATACCATTCCAGTATGAAGCTGATTGAAAAGAGTGAGAAAAAACCATTGAGAATTTTCACACACGTCGCAGAAAATGATCTTCGTGCCAAAGATCCGGAAGAGACTTATCATAATTGGGTGATGGCCAACAAACGTACGGCCGCAGCACTCAAGGCCAAAGGCTATGACTACCGATACATTTTCAGTCGTGGCACTCGACACTGTGACCGCAAGGTATTCGAACAAACGCTGGCAGACACACTGGTTTGGGCCTGGCATGGCTATCGTCCAGAATGA
- a CDS encoding PQQ-binding-like beta-propeller repeat protein, which translates to MTDSVRWNKILRHLLLCFLVLLASDQITLGEDWPQWNGPRRDGSVHESELLTTIPSDGLKLVWRQPISFGYSGPIIADGKTFIFDYKKATGEITNNAGKRDKLTGKERLLCFHATTGKPLWSYEYERSYAVSYGGGPRATPSYHDEMVYALGAEGDLTCVDAKRGTKVWHINFKEQYGAKTPLWGHSASPLVYGNTLICMVGGEGSLVVAFDLKTGKEQWRALSSSETGYCPPTIVKHGGREQLMIWDPEQISSLNPTNGKLYWQHPLKPDYGMSILPPISNGDLLFTGGEGSKGVMLKLKRNASGVEKLWGGSPKRGVYLATSNGIFYEGYLYGADIRSGAVICARGDTGERLWQSALPTTGSTRGRGGAHGTAFLMKLSGHNYILFSETGDIISAELSPAGYRETGRFHAIKPTSNTMGRTVVWTFPAIADGRLYLRNDNEAVCYSLANDSTN; encoded by the coding sequence ATGACTGATTCAGTTCGATGGAACAAGATTCTCCGACATCTCTTGCTCTGCTTTTTGGTGCTGCTAGCGTCCGACCAGATTACCCTTGGCGAAGATTGGCCGCAGTGGAACGGTCCACGCCGTGATGGATCGGTGCACGAATCGGAGTTGTTAACGACGATTCCTTCCGATGGATTGAAGCTAGTCTGGCGGCAGCCAATCTCGTTTGGATACTCTGGTCCGATCATTGCCGATGGGAAGACATTTATCTTTGATTACAAAAAGGCAACAGGCGAAATCACCAACAACGCAGGCAAACGAGACAAATTGACGGGTAAAGAACGGCTACTGTGCTTCCATGCTACGACTGGCAAGCCGTTGTGGTCTTACGAATACGAACGGTCCTACGCCGTTTCGTATGGAGGGGGACCGAGGGCTACTCCCAGTTACCATGATGAGATGGTTTATGCATTGGGGGCTGAAGGTGATTTGACATGCGTTGATGCAAAGCGTGGAACAAAAGTGTGGCACATCAACTTTAAAGAACAATATGGAGCGAAAACTCCGTTGTGGGGTCATTCCGCATCACCACTCGTCTATGGCAATACTCTGATTTGTATGGTTGGAGGTGAGGGGAGTCTGGTTGTCGCATTTGACTTGAAGACAGGGAAAGAGCAGTGGCGTGCGCTTTCAAGTTCAGAAACCGGTTACTGTCCACCGACGATCGTGAAACATGGCGGTCGTGAGCAATTGATGATCTGGGACCCTGAGCAAATCAGCAGTTTGAACCCAACCAATGGAAAGCTCTATTGGCAACATCCGCTGAAGCCAGATTACGGTATGTCGATCCTACCGCCCATCAGTAATGGAGATCTATTATTCACGGGCGGTGAGGGTAGCAAGGGTGTGATGCTAAAACTGAAACGGAATGCTTCGGGAGTCGAGAAATTATGGGGAGGATCACCGAAGCGAGGAGTCTATCTCGCAACCAGTAATGGAATTTTTTATGAAGGATATTTGTACGGAGCCGATATTCGAAGTGGAGCCGTCATCTGCGCGAGGGGGGACACGGGCGAGCGACTTTGGCAGTCCGCCTTGCCCACAACCGGCTCGACACGAGGCCGTGGCGGTGCACACGGTACAGCATTCCTGATGAAGCTGTCCGGTCACAACTATATCTTATTCAGCGAAACAGGAGACATCATCTCCGCGGAACTCTCACCAGCAGGCTACCGCGAAACCGGACGTTTCCATGCCATCAAGCCAACCTCGAATACGATGGGCCGGACCGTTGTATGGACTTTCCCCGCGATTGCAGATGGCAGACTCTATTTGCGTAATGACAATGAAGCCGTTTGCTACTCGCTCGCGAATGACAGCACTAACTAA
- a CDS encoding BLUF domain-containing protein — protein MKLYQLIYVSKSRAPMTRAGLNKILSVAHQNNTNQDISGILVYDRGHFFQVLEGEYNDVESVFARIQVDKRHCRVNRIISHSIQRRYFEGWKMGFYNLDETEEFDFYKLKKCMKSLQDVSTISEMQNLAKYALKIFIGLKENSVSQPEDLVGG, from the coding sequence ATGAAACTCTATCAACTGATCTATGTCAGTAAAAGTAGGGCTCCTATGACAAGAGCCGGATTAAATAAAATCTTAAGTGTTGCACATCAGAACAATACAAACCAGGATATTTCTGGGATTTTGGTTTATGATCGCGGCCATTTTTTTCAGGTCCTGGAAGGTGAATATAATGACGTCGAATCAGTATTTGCCAGAATCCAGGTTGACAAACGGCATTGTCGTGTCAACCGAATCATTTCCCACTCGATCCAGCGCCGCTACTTTGAGGGTTGGAAGATGGGATTTTATAATCTGGATGAGACAGAGGAATTCGACTTTTATAAACTGAAAAAGTGTATGAAATCACTCCAGGACGTGAGCACAATCAGCGAAATGCAAAACCTGGCAAAATATGCATTAAAAATCTTCATCGGTCTGAAAGAAAATTCGGTGTCACAACCAGAAGACCTGGTTGGCGGATAA